The Camelus ferus isolate YT-003-E chromosome 34, BCGSAC_Cfer_1.0, whole genome shotgun sequence sequence ACAGCCGGAGCTCCTGGGCGGGAGGGAGCATGACAGCCTCCGGGGACACTTCCCCTCCTGACAGCTCCGGCAGGTGGGGTGGCCCGTTTGACGCCTGTTTGACGCCTTGGAACGGTTTTGAGGGGCTGGCAGGTGCTAATTTAGCCTCCTGTGACGTTAGGGATGTGGCTgggtcctccccctccccaccaaccctcctccccaggggGCTTCAGTAGCCACCGTGGCAGCGACCTCCCCGGCAGCAGCACGACCCTGCACGTCAGGGCCACCCTCCTGCATGTTTTGCAGCTCAGCCGTGACGGAGAAGAGCCCTCCGCCCCCCGCAGAAGGAaggggccagggctgccctcccCGCCATATGGCCAGCAACCCCCATTCACTCACAGGcgctccatctctccctccccgaGACTGACCGAGGGCACACGGTGCGCACCCGGGAGGCCCAGGGAGCGAGTGGCAGTCACGGCACACAGGGTCCTCTGTGGCAGGAGAGCGGCCTCCATACCGGACAGGGCAGGgccgggcagggcaggggagtgCAGGGGGTGTCAGAagagctgggggccaggcacGTTCCTGGCGCCCGCGGTGTGTGTCACTGCAGCCATGCTCCGCTCCGTGGGACGGGCAGCTCCCAGGAGGGTGACAACCTGGCCTGGGTGACGGAGCCTCCTGCCCGCTGACGGGTCCGACTGCTGTCGCCCGTGAGCTCCGGGAGCAGGAAGCAGGTCAGGCCTCCGTGAAGCCTGATTCCCCTCTCGCTGGGGCCTCTCACCCCCTGGGTGAGGTGAGGCTGCCGTAATCCCAGCCTCTGGTCATGGCTGTGGCCGCGTGTGTGCACAGGGGACCGGAAGGCTGATTCTAGCGCACCCAGATCACCGAGCCACGTTTCCTAACTCACACCAAGGTGCCGGTGCTCCCCACCCATCCAGAGCCAGCCAGCGGCTGAGCCTGGACCCGAACCCAGGTTAGCTGACATCCCCGGCCGCTGTTCAGGTTTTCAGGGCCTGTATCTCAGTGGCTCCTCGCGCAGAGAGGGCCCATCCACAGGCCTCTTGGCAGCCTCCTGCTTAGCTCATCCGAACCCCGTTCAGCTTCCATGGACAGACGCACATGcggccctgcccagggccccaccacCTCTCCTTCATCCAAACTCTTCCCTGTGGCAGGAAAAGTCCACAGGGCCCCAGAATGTGCCCTCATGGAACCTGCAACTCCCTTCCCCACTTCTAGACGTCATCCAGGTACCTAGGAGCCTGGAGAACCCCATGCAGACAGCCCCCAGCCTCCATCCGGAGCCCACACAGGTGTCCAGAGGCCACTGTGGACTCCACACCCCACCACATCCAGCCTTCTCTGCATCCTCGCCCAGACAAGGCGGGGGACGCCTGGCCCTGGTGGGAAACGGACAGAGCTCGGACAGGCGGGCCTTTCCTGAGGCAGCGCTGAGCTTGGGATAGGAAGGGGACGGGCATCAGGGACCTCCACGTGCGCTCTCAGGGCCAGCCTGCCTCCACTATGCAGAGACTGGGGACGTTTCTTGCTCCCCCGCTGGGGGCAGCTCTGATGCTGGGAGTGGTGGGGCCCAGGAAGATGTCTGCGAAAGGAAGCCTTGCTGTTGGGTGGGAAGTTCTTTCTCTGTGCCTGGTTTGTGcttccctcctcctctacctGGCATCTCATTCTTAGAGAGGCCACTTGGGTGtcacctcctccgggaagcccTCTCTGACTGCCCTTCCCCACCCGGGGCCTCCTCCTCGAGCTTGCCCCGTAATACCATTTATAACAACGTGGTAATCACTTACTCATCCGTCCCCTCAACCAACAGTTGAGGGTGAGCATTGCCTTACTTACCAcacctgcacacagtaggtgctgagTGCATACTGGCCGGTGGATGGAGTAACAAGCTGACAGCAGACCAGTGTGCGAAGGGGTGAGTGAGGAGCTCCGTGCCAGCAGCCAGCAGGGGCCATTGTGTCCAGAGCTGATGGGAAGAGTGGGAAGACGGTGTGAGAGATGGGGCCCCGGACAGGCCGCCCCAGGCCCCCCACTGCTTTGGGGAGATGTTTGTCATTGAGGTTCTGCAGGGCTGTCTGCCCACCCGCCCAGGCTGGACCCCGTGGTGaccgccctctcccctccctcctagTACTTCTCCCTGTTGCTGGTCATCTTCCTCGTTGAGCTGGTGGCGGGGGTGCTGGCCCACCTGTACTACCAGAGGGTGAGTGGACCGTCCTGCTCTCTCCCCATCAGCACCCCCAGGAGGGACAGTAGGGGAGGggtgcatgggggtggggggcggcgaCATGCAGGGTGGTCCCAGCCCTACCCTCCTGTGCTGGACAAGATGAGGTGGTCAGGTCCCCTCCCACCAGGTGCTCTGTGGATCAAGGGTTCGAGGTCACGCCCAGGGTGATACTTGGCTGGTAAAGACAGGTGACCACACTGTCCTTTCCCACCAGCGCCCACACATCTGACGGGCACCCTCAGAACAACAATCATAAATTTGACCATAACCTCGTAATCAGAATGAAAATCAACAgacacagtcagccctctgtcTCCATAGGTtgcacatccacagattcaaccgaCTGTGGACCCAAAATATTCAGAAAGcagttccagaaagttccaaaaagcaaaacttcaacTTGCCACACGCAAGTATTTCCATAGCATTGACACCGCATTCACAATGAGTTACGTAGCATTGGCGTTGTGCTGGGTATTATCCGTAACCCAGAGATGACTCGGAAGAACGCAGGAAGAGGCCCGTAAGCTGCATCAGATACTGCCCGGCTCTATATGAGGGACTTGGGCGTCCGCGGGAAGTCCGCGCTGGTCCTGGAACCCCACCCCCGGCCGTACGAACAGACAACTGCATTTAAACACCCAGTGCCTGGCCTCAGCCTTGCCGTCCCACCAGCTCTGAGCTGTCTGTCCCCCTGCTGTCTCCCCGCTCCGCTGGCCACTCGGCCCTTAGCGCGGGTCCCCACCTCTGCAACGCCATCTCCAGGGCCCCGCCTTCCTTGTGGCCTCCCGCCCATGGTCCCATGTCACCGTGCAGGAGGCCTCCGCTCCAGCCATTCAAGCCAGTCATGCTCTGGGGTAGCTGAGGTGGCCTGGGGGCCGGATCGGGTGGGTGGTCTGCTGACGCtgctccccccgccacccccttCAGCTGAGCGACGAGCTAAGGCAGCACTTGACCCGGACCCTGGCAGAGAACTACCGGCAGCCCGGCGCTGCCGAGATCACGGCCTCCGTGGACCGTCTGCAGCAGGATGTGAGCACCCGCCCTGCAGGCCTGAAGCCTCTGCCCTCggtcctgcctctgtcccttcccacctgtgtgaccctgggcgtTCACTCACCTTCTCTGAGCTTCCCTTGCCATGTCTCTGAAATGCCTCACGGGTGTGTGAGCGTTAAATACGATCACGTAGGTACAAGTCCCTCCTGCCACGGAAGTGCTTACAGAGCCCtggttcttcccttcctcctcctctgccctcgcCTCCACCACGGCTCCCccaaccacctcctccaggcccgCCCCCTGGGTGCCCGGTGGGCAGGAGCCGGCTGTGCTGGGATCCGGCTCCTCCCATCAGCAGGgctgcccccttcctccctgcggAGCTGGCCGGTGAGGCTCGGTGAGAGTGagctggggcaggcagagggatgTCAGCAGAGCCGCTGTAAGGACGCCCCAGAACTCAGGGGACAGAAAGGTGGTCTCTCCTTTCCCAGAAGAGACTCAGCAGATCCGTCTAGTGAGGTCCATGGTCctgccagagggaggggaggggcaaggggacCTCAGACCAGTCCGGCAGCCACTGGCCACACTGGCTCCTAGCATCTAAATCAAAGGTAAAACTCAGCTCCTCGGTCACACCGGCCACATCGCAGTGCCCAGTAGCCCCATGTGTTTAGCAGCCACCAAGCTGGATGGCATAGACAGGGCGTTTCCGTCGTGGCAGAGAGGACTCAGGATCCTGGTGGTTCCGTGTCTGAGAATTTGAGGCAGCTCCACCTGCCCACCCTGGaccctgctccctgccacccaccccgCCCTCGCCCTGTGGGCCTGGCTCCATCCTGCGTCCACAGACCCCCCCCCAAGGCCTGAGGCCGTGGTCTTTTTGCGGGGACACATAGGCAAGTAGCGAGAAAAGAGCCTGGGGGGCTCTGAGATCTAGCTGCAACTTCGTTCAGCCGGGGAGGCCCCGGACCCACCTCCCCACGACTGGCCCAGCTCCCAGTGGGCTCGTGACCTCTAATGTAGTGGCCAGGGGCGCAGTGTACACACGGGCGTGCACACGCCCTGCTGGTCAGCACCGTCTCTGCACTCAGAGGCCCTCCCACGTGGGAGCTGTGCCTCAatccctgccctggggccttTCGCACCAAGCCTGACACCCCGCAGGCCCCTGCGGTCAGTGCGAGGCTGGAGCGCGCTGGCCTGGAGAGGACGGGGGCGCAGCAGGAGGCAAGGGAGCCGGTGCTGGGCGTCTGCTGGAGGCCCCGGGGGACACAGAGCACGTGGACTCGGGCCCTCACACAGCTAGAGCCGGGGGGGGCCTGCAGGACATGGGCCCAGCCTGCATCTTAGGCCTGAGGGGCTCCGGGCTGCCCCGCATGTGCCCACGTGTCTGTGTTCACGTATATACAGTGACCGTGGGGGTGCCGCTTGCTAACCGCCTACCCTGTGGAGGGCCCCCAGCCAAGTGCTTACGTGGTTGCTGCTCTCAGGCTTCACAACAGCCCGCACAGAGGCCCGTGGTTATCCCCACGTTACAGGGGACGAAACAGGCCTGGGGAGGCTAAGTTACCTGTACGGGTGACACGATGACACGAGAGGACACTCCCACGTGCCTCCCAGCCTAGCTGTTCCCTGCTCTCCGCGCTGTTCCCCGCTCCCTGTGCTGTTCCCTCCGCCTGGCTCCTGGGATGGCTCTGCCCCCTGGGGGGCGCTTCCCCGGCCCTTCGTCCTCTAACCTCTCCTGCTAGAGCGATGGTCAGTGAAAAGCTCCGGGAAGCCAGGGGCCTGTTACTCGAATtcaggcccagggcctggcttcaCTCCTGGCATGCTGCAGGAGCCTAATAAATGCTTGTTAGATGTACCTCCACCCGACCACACCCACACCCCCGAGAGGCTCACGACAGCTGAGTTCTGTGACCCCTGAGGGGACTTGGGTCTCAGCCCCCAGCTCAGAGGGCAGGAGGTGCCCACGCCCAGCTGTCTCTGGCTCCCCGGAGACCTGGGCTGGCGCCGCCTGCCCTGGAGCCGTGCAGGAGGCCCATCTTGTTCAGCACCCACACTGGCCCCTCTGGCCAGCACTGATCTGCCCACATGGTGGCCTCGGACCACTTCTGTGTCCTGCAGACCCAGGGACTCTGAGGCCTCAAGGCCTGGGTGGGGGCACCTGAGCCTCTGGCGTGGCTGGGTCCATCCCTGGGGTCTTACCTCCGTGGACCACCGGGAAACCACCTCCTTGTGGtttggccctgccctgggcctgctgcCCAGTGGTCCACAGCCGCACTCCTCGGGGACCCACCTGCATCCATCTCCCCATCCATCATCTCacaggccctccctgcccccaggacacCCAGCACAGCCTCCTTAGAGGACTTGGGTGGACAGAAGAGGTAGCGATAAATCGGGGggttgggatttgcagatgctaacaaCTGTGTGTAAAATAGATCAGCCaaaaggtcctgctgtacagcacagggagctatgttcaataccttgtcatGGCCTTTAATGAAAtcgaatatgaaaaggaacatatatatttataaaagatagCGACCAGGTGTCCTGCAGCCAACTCTCCCCCTGCCTAAAGAGAGGGCCCCAGAGTCCAGCTCCCTACTCAGAACCGGGGAGGGAAAAGTCTCGGACGGCAAACAGGGATCGCGTTAGGCTTTGAAGACAGTCCTGTGGCCCCGTGACCGAGGGGCTGGGggaccccaggctccctcctTACCTGCAGCCTCTGCCTCTCGCTCCAGTTCAAATGCTGCGGGAGCAACAGCTCGGCCGACTGGCAGCACAGCACCTACATCCTGTCTCGGGAGGCCGAGGGCCGCCGGGTGCCTGACAGCTGCTGCAAGACAGTGGTGGCCCGTTGCGGCCAGCGGACCCACCCCTCCAACATCTACAAGGTGGAGGTAAGTGCCCAGCTGGCTGGGGCAAGCGGGGGGCCCCGGCTGGGCATCCCggagcctggagcctggctggGTGGGCttggcaggtgggtggggagaggtcaCACTTACTCACTGGCCACAAGACAGCAGCGGGCCTTCAAAGGTCCCCACGGAGCCTGGGGACGGCAGCTGCCCCTGGGAGGTCCTGGGACACCATGGCGTGCACCTGGGTCACCTGAGAAGCCCGTGGGCACTTGAAAGGCTGGACCTGGCCCTGTAAGTGTCTAGCCTCCCTCAGCTGAGCGGATCCAGCCCCCTGCCAGCTCTCCCTTCCTACGCTCACCCGCTTCTGGGCCGAGGTGTGTGTGACCTGCCTTCTGGACCTTACAGGGCGGCTGCATCACCAAGCTGGAGCAGTTCCTGGCCGACCACCTGCTGCTCATGGGCGCGGTGGGCATCGGGGTGGCCTGCCTGCAGGTGAGCCGGAGCAGGGATTTGGGGTGGGTGTTGTCTGAGCTCCGAGCCCCTCGCCCACTGGCAGAGGTCTCAGATCATGgctctctgcccacccctgccctgcctgccctctccttcccacctccttctgcAGCCAAAGGTAAGTCAGATGGTCACTCTCTCCCCCAGAAAACATGATGGAAAacacctggggcctggggccacctTGAACTTGTAAGGAAGAGAGCCCCGGGAGGAGTGGGAGTGTGGGCCCAGGTATGTGCATGCACCCTGTGTGTGCACGCGGGAGCTGTGTGCACAGCCTGCTGTGGTCCCGTGGGCCTGGGGTGTGTCTGCATGCATCTGGGTGTACGTGGTCGGGGCTGGATGCACTGTGTGTTCgggtgtctgtgcatgtgtgtatatgtctgtgcATGGACACACGCTcgttactgtgtgtgtgtgtgtgatgcacatGTGGACGCCCCTGGGGCTGTGTGCGCCCCTGCACATACCTGGCTCTGTGCTCTGAGGGTGAGCGATGCCCTTTGCTCCATTTCATCACTCCacaacctcccccagccactgccCCGGAGTCtagtggagggtggagagggctCGGGGGCCGGGCAGATGCAGCGAGCAAGGGTCCTGCGTGCCCACCTCGCCCGGCACGCCCGCGTCAGCCCAGCAGGTTCTAGAGCAGCCATGTCCCGCCCTGTCCTTCCCTGTCCTGGTACCATAAGCGCCGTGGAGGGAGGGTCCAAGCAGTGGCCGGCACCGGAGGACCCAGTCCCCTTCTGCCTCTGCTCCCGTGTGGGGTGAGCGGGCACCTCCCCGCCCCTCGGCTCCTTCCTCCGCAGCACGCggacccttccccagccccatgAGGTTACGTGGGAAGGAGGGGGTGCGGGCAATGCGCTGACTGCGCCTGCGCGCGGGAAGGCCTCCCAGTGGACGCTGCCTGCAGCCTCCGAGTGGCTTCAGGTGCTCTCCAACCCCCACCACTGCCGGAGCCCGTCCAGGGGAGCAGTCATGTCCTCCCCGACTTACAGAGCAGGCGGGTGACTTCCTCAGGGTCTCACCTCCTGAACTGGCACTGGGTCTCCGGGCACCTGGTCCGTGGCTCTCCCAAACTCCGACCCCCAACACAGAGTCCGTGGAGGGAAGCAGGGGTGCCAGCAGCTGGCTTGGGGAGCCTCCCCGTGTCCGGTTCCTTCCAGATCACCACGCTGCCTGCCCACCTCTGTCTGCGCACCCAGGGATCTAGGGAGAGGGCCCACCCTCCGGAGGGGACCAGGCAACCTAGTGTTGGTTAtttcatctctgagcctcagttcctcacctgtgaaatgggcttAATTGTACCGCAGGTGGTGACTAGAGGGACTAGGCAGTGAGCACGTAGATCCCTGGCCAAGCaaccagcaggtgctcagtgaacgGTGCCCACTGTGACGTGTGGCTGCCAGGCGGGCACAGTGTCTCACAGAAGAGCCAAGAAGTTTCCCGGCTGGACCAGGCCGCCCCTTCACCTGCACTTGGGCAGGCACAGCAAGCCAGGGGCGCTCGCACAGCCCCTCTCGCCCCAGGGCAGGGTGCTCTGTGCTGCAGCTCCTGCTCCAACTTCGGGGGTCAAGGGGCCTGCTCTGCGGAcaccagccaggcctgggccacTCTCTCTGTCCGTTTTCTCCTGACCTCGGGCCTCGAAAGCCTGAAGTTAAAGACAAGGCCGGTGAGGTcaagggcagggagtggggcccATGAGTCTGAGGCCAGGGGGAGGTGAGTCCAGCTGGAGGAGTGACGCCAAGGAGGCCGGGTCACTGGGCAGGGTGCCCGCAGCCCCCCACTCACCCCCACCACGGGGGGCTCATCCTCCATGGCACAGCGCGGAGCTGTGCTTCCTCATGTCCCTGAGATGGCATCACCTGGCCACCGCCGCAGGCCCCATCCCTGGCCCATTTTCTCCAGCCTTATCCCTGAGGACTCCGAGCCTCGGGCTCCAGTGCCCCCTGCTGGCCTGTTTCAGAACTACCGCCCGAGTCCACGTGGGCACCCGCCTTGAGGGGTGCTCGGGCCAGACTGTCACCCAAACCTGATTCCAGCTGAGCATCCTTGCTGCTCCTGGATGTGTGGACCAGACACTGGTCTGCTCAGAGACCAGGGCAGGCTGGACGGCCAGGATGCCGGAGGGGGAGGGGTCTCCCTGAGCCTCTGAGCAGCGTTCCCAGCCTGGGCTGCACGCTGGGATCACCCAGAGGGCTCTAAAATGCCCGCATTGCAAGGTGGAAGCATGAGCCCAGAGAACTCGCAAGACATGGGACCGGGATCTGCAGGGCACTAGAAGGGAAACAGAAAGGTCCTCTTGGAATGGCTTCTTGGGACCTCCCTGGCCCTTCACTGATGGCCTTGACGACAGCCAGGCACTGGTCAAAACCCTCAGAAGAAGCTGAAGCCCTGCCCTGGCAAGCACCACATCCAGGCAGGCGGCCAGGAGGGCACCACGCCCCGTACCCGTGCCGGCTGGGCCCTGCAGCCCGTCCCGCCCACCGTCTGCCGCCCCTGCTCCTGCAGCCCCTCGTCCTGTGTTCTCCCCACTCGCCCCGGTGCTGGCCGCTCGGAGCTGTCTGTGTGGGTTCCTCCGAGTCCTCAGTCAGGAAGGGGACACTGGTGCTCACTTGGGGACCAGGTAGTTAGTGTCCATGGCCCGTCTGCTTGCATcagggtggtgtgtgtgtatgtgtgtacggaCACGCATGGATATCCCCCTCATTGTGCCTTCCCTGGGGGGCACCCGGGGAACACACACAGTGCACAGAGTGTGCGTGCAGGACGCTTAGCCCTCCCGGTCCTCCCTGGCGTGAGACATGCACCACAGGGGACATGGACACAAGTCTGTGCTGGTCTAACCCTCCCCATCCGGCCTCCCCCTTGGCAAGGATCAGAAAGACCCGGATAACCCCACAGGACAAGTCATCGAACCATGAGGGGCCCGCGCGACCCCTGGATGGGATGGCTGTGACAGCCACCCGCTTTAAGCCACCTTTCAGCATGTGGCTCCGAGTCCCAGGGGTGGCTTAGCACCGCTCTTAGCACCAAGGCTGAAAGCTATGTTCCCAGGGGTGACCCTCCCACGTGGGgacggaggggagggaggagggggacgcAGAAGGGCTCACCCCTGCGCCCTCCTTGAGCCTCATAGCTCGTGCCTGCAGCCCCGGGACATCCCCTCAGCCCATCCTCCTCGGTGGGCGTCCAGGCGTGCCCTGGCAAGACCAGGTCAGCAGCAGCCGCTGGGAGAGTGTGGGGCAGATGGGGCACTGTTTGCTGTACTTGGGAAACCCTCCTCAGCCCGTGTCCACCTCTTGCGGGCAGGGAGCCAGGAGCACGCGGCGTCGTCTTTGCCGGAGCACCACTATGGTCCTGGGCTCCTTGCTCTGACCCTGTCCCCACCGTCCCATCCTCAGCACATccttgggtgggagggaggagagggaaaggaggaaggaggaggtgcaCGGAGGGCAAGGTGAGGAATAAAGGGTGGAGTTTAAagatgggaaactgagactcGAGAGGTGATGGCCCAGCACTGCCTGGCGTCAGGCAGCTAGTGGATGTGACAGAGGGGCTGGCAGCAGGCtctgggcccagggtgggggctgCATCCCCAGCTAATTCACAGGACAGTGCCAGTTCTGGGAGGCTCACATCAGAGCCTCAAATTTCCCTCCTACACACCAGCCAGACACTCGACTCAGGCCCGAGTTTGGCTCTGGCGTCTGAGAGCAGCAAGACGCAGACTCTTTCCAGAGAAAGGCTGCTGCAGACAGCAGCGAGGGAGTGGAGATGTTACCACTCGGGACCTAAGTCACTAGGGCCATCCCTGGGGAAGCTCCGGGAACACAGCCCAGCAGCGAGGACGGGATGCTTGCCATAGGGCGGGCCCTCCCCGGGCCCCAGAATTGTCACCTATGGTATAAGGACAAGGTCCCCAGGCCATGCGTGCCTGTCAAGTGTGAGAAACACTGCTCCCGGCCAGTCATTCTCAGTGCgtccccagctccacccccagTCTCCCCTGGGGGCTTGCCAGCCGTGCAGAATCTCGGGCCCACCCGGGCCTGCTCTTCATCGCGGCCCGCGCGTGCGCCTGGCAGGTTTCCGCGGGCGGCTCACTGGGCTCGCCGGCCCGCAGAGCGGCGGCTCTGACCTCCgtgcctgctctctgcctccaggtCTGCGGAATGACCCTCACTTGCTGCTTGCACCGGAGGCCCAGCTGCGTTTATTACTAACGGCCCAGCCACCCCCCTCCAGTTGCTGCCAGGAGGACCCAGCTGCGTTCTTACTAAAGTGCCCAGCAACGCCCCCTCCAGTTGCTGCACCGGAGGCCCCAGCGCGTTCTTTCTAACGTGCCAGCCACGTCCCCCTCCAGTTGCTGCACCAGGCCCAGCTGCGTCTACTAGCGTGCCACCAGCCCCTCCAGTTGCACCGGGGCCCAGCTGCACTAGCGGCCAGCCCGCCCCCCCAGTTGCTTCCCGGAGCCCATGCGTTCTTACTAACGTGCCCAGCCACGCCCCTCCAGTTGCTGCACCGGAGGCCCGCTGCGTTCTTACTAACGTGCCCAGCCACGCCCCCTCCAGTTGCTGCACCGGAGGCCCCAGCTGCGTTCTTACTAGCGTGCCCAGCCACGCCCCCTCCAGTTGCTGCACCGGAGGCCCCAGCTGCGTTCTTACTAACGTGCCCAGCCACGCCCCCTCCAGTTGCTGCACCGGAGGCCCCAGCTGCGTTCTTACTAACGTGCCCAGCCACGCCCCCTCCAGTTGCTGCACCGGAGGCCCCAGCTGCGTTCTTACTAGCGTGCCCAGCCACGCCCCCTCCAGTTGCTGCACCGGAGGCCCCAGCTGCGTTCTTACTAACGTGCCCAGCCACGCCCCCTCCAGTTGCTGCACCGGAGGCCCCAGCTGCGTTCTTACTAACGTGCCCAGCCACGCCCCCTCCAGTTGCTGCACCGGAGGCCCCAGCTGCGTTCTTACTAACGTGCCCAGCCACGCCCCCTCCAGTTGCTGCACCGGAGGCTCCAGCTGCGTTCTTACTAACGTGCCCAGCCACGCCCCCTCCAGTTGCTCCCCTTGAGTTCAGGTGCCCAGATCCCACCGGCCAGGCCTGCGGGGTCCCATCGGCTGGCCTAGAAACTCCCACACTCTGTGCCAGCCCCTTCGGACCCACCGAGTGCCTGAGACCGTGGCTCCTGCAGCTCCACCAAGGCGGGGGGCCCTCGGCCTCCGCCCTCCAACTCCGAGCGCTTGTTCCAGAATCCCCGGGCAGGATACGGATCCCCTTGGGAGCCACAGCCAGAGCCTCGCCAGGCATGGCCCCTGGGGACTCCGCTGCGTCCCAGCTCCGGCCCCAGGCCCCCGGGTACACCTGCGCTCGGTACGTGGCCCCCCCGTGAGTGCAGAGCATTCCTCCTGCCTCCATGGCTCTGAAAGTGCATCGGATGGGGGGGTTCCAGACGGCTCTGCCCCCAgaagccccagccctcccctcaaccctcctcacctggaggggagggtgcctgTGGTGGCCTGGTTcctccctgcagggcccaggagccaggcggtggggagctggggttgggctgcggcaggcagaggggagcccCCGGGACAGGGAGCAGGCGGCCCCCTTGGCCCCCCCCACCGTGAGCAGTTCCCCTGGGAGACCATGGCCCCAGGCCCCGTCTCCAGCAGGTGCCCCTCGCGGGTCTCCTGTCTGTGGCCTGATTCTCAGGAAGGCCAGGCTTTTAAAACCACCTTCAGCTCTTAATGTTGGTGGGAGAAACCTCCCTCCTGATTAAACTGAATCTCAGACCCTGCAAAGTTGGAGCCTCTGAGAAGGTGCAGCTCTGAGCAGAGGGGCGCTCTGCCCTGAACCTCCCCGTCCTGGCTCCTGGACCCCCCGGCCGCCTGCAGGGGCCCCGCTCCGCTTCCTGGAGCAGATAGAGCCCCCACTGAGGTTCTCTCCTGCATCTCTGAGTTGCTGAACTTTCCCGAAGAGTGAGGGAGAACAGAAAGGAGGTCCTCGCAAATACGGGGGACGGATGctgccagttttccaaagaacACGTGTCAACTCGTAAGACAGCCGTGGGGCCCCTCCACGTGCCTGTTGCAAGCGGGCAGCTCCCAACACCAGAGCTCACGCCGGCTTCCCCATCTCCCGGGTCCTGGTCCCCCTCCTCCCGCTTCCCTTCCCTGAGATGAGGCCCTTTGTGATGCGTAGACCACGCCAGGAAAGGCCACACCTTGCCTCCCCAGTCCCTTGCTGACCCGGATCGGTCCCAGGTGAAGGGTGTTTTCTCTCCCATTCCTGGGTCAGTGCTGCCCCCAACACAGCTCCAACCACACT is a genomic window containing:
- the TSPAN11 gene encoding tetraspanin-11 isoform X2 gives rise to the protein MAQCKAEPDDWLTVYLKYLLFVFNFFFWVGGAAVMAVGIWTLVEKSGYLSVLASSTFAASAYILIFAGALVMATGFLGFGAIVREDRSCLSTYFSLLLVIFLVELVAGVLAHLYYQRLSDELRQHLTRTLAENYRQPGAAEITASVDRLQQDFKCCGSNSSADWQHSTYILSREAEGRRVPDSCCKTVVARCGQRTHPSNIYKVEGGCITKLEQFLADHLLLMGAVGIGVACLQVCGMTLTCCLHRRTQLRSY
- the TSPAN11 gene encoding tetraspanin-11 isoform X1, which produces MAQCKAEPDDWLTVYLKYLLFVFNFFFWVGGAAVMAVGIWTLVEKSGYLSVLASSTFAASAYILIFAGALVMATGFLGFGAIVREDRSCLSTYFSLLLVIFLVELVAGVLAHLYYQRLSDELRQHLTRTLAENYRQPGAAEITASVDRLQQDFKCCGSNSSADWQHSTYILSREAEGRRVPDSCCKTVVARCGQRTHPSNIYKVEGGCITKLEQFLADHLLLMGAVGIGVACLQVCGMTLTCCLHRRLQLRSY
- the TSPAN11 gene encoding tetraspanin-11 isoform X3 codes for the protein MAQCKAEPDDWLTVYLKYLLFVFNFFFWVGGAAVMAVGIWTLVEKSGYLSVLASSTFAASAYILIFAGALVMATGFLGFGAIVREDRSCLSTYFSLLLVIFLVELVAGVLAHLYYQRFKCCGSNSSADWQHSTYILSREAEGRRVPDSCCKTVVARCGQRTHPSNIYKVEGGCITKLEQFLADHLLLMGAVGIGVACLQVCGMTLTCCLHRRRPLRSY